The Equus caballus isolate H_3958 breed thoroughbred chromosome 13, TB-T2T, whole genome shotgun sequence genome includes a window with the following:
- the CDIPT gene encoding CDP-diacylglycerol--inositol 3-phosphatidyltransferase isoform X2 → MPGENIFLFVPNLIGYARIVFAIISFYFMPCCPLTASSFYLLSGLLDAFDGHAARALNQGTRFGAMLDMLTDRCSTMCLLVNLALLYPRATLLFQLSMSLDVASHWLHLHSSVARGSESHKMIDLSGNPVLRIYYTSRPALFILCAGNELFYCLLYLFNFSEGPLVGSVGLFRMGLWITAPIALLKSVISVIHLITAARNMAALDAADRAKKK, encoded by the exons ATGCCGGGCGAAAATATCTTCCTGTTTGTGCCTAACCTCATTG GTTATGCCCGGATTGTCTTCGCCATCATTTCTTTCTACTTCATGCCCTGCTGCCCCCTAACGGCCTCCTCCTTCTACCTGCTCAGCGGACTTTTGGACGCTTTCGATGGACACGCTGCTCGAGCCCTTAATCAAG GGACCCGGTTTGGGGCCATGCTGGACATGCTGACAGACCGCTGCTCCACCATGTGTCTGCTGGTCAACCTGGCCTTGCTGTACCCTCGGGCCACCCTTCTCTTCCAGCTCAGCATGAGCTTGGATGTGGCCAGCCACTGGCTGCACCTCCACAG TTCTGTGGCCCGAGGCAGTGAAAGTCACAAGATGATCGACCTGTCTGGAAATCCAGTGCTCCGCATCTACTACACCTCCAGA CCTGCCCTGTTTATCCTGTGTGCTGGAAATGAGCTCTTCTACTGCCTCCTCTACCTGTTCAATTTCTCTGAGGGACCTTTAG TTGGCTCCGTGGGTCTTTTCCGAATGGGCCTCTGGATCACTGCCCCCATCGCCTTGCTCAAGTCCGTCATCAGTGTCATCCACCTGATCACAGCCGCCCGCAACATGGCTGCCTTGGATGCAGCAGACCGTGCCAAGAAGAAGTGA